One genomic segment of Borrelia coriaceae includes these proteins:
- the argS gene encoding arginine--tRNA ligase has translation MISKIKKDLEDKISAIIKELALKQNITLDKINIIMQKPPKSELGDLSILIFEFSKILKLSISMITEEIIKKIGNKYETKSMGPYLNIKFKRKEYIKDTIEKINEQKEKYGSNNILKNKRIIIEFSSPNTNKPLHVGHLRNDIIGESLSRILKASGAQVTKINLINDRGTHICKSMLAYKKFGNNTTPELSLKKGDHLIGDFYVKYNEYAKDNEMAEDEIQQLLCKWEEGDKETVQLWKKLNKWAIEGIKETYKLTNITFDKIYLESEVFKIGREIVLKGLKKGLCYKREDGATCIDIPTDKNETSEQKFKQKVLLRANGTSIYLTQDLGNIVTRKNEFDFDEMIYVVGSEQIHHFKTLFYIADKLGITKENNLVHLSYGMVNLPEGKMKSREGNVIDADNLIHALSKSTMLELKKRKSDAKDLKTIALNISLGAIHYYLLKTAIHKDILFNKEESLSFTGNSGPYIQYVGARINSILEKYDELNLYNTNINFDLLVNENEWEIIKIISEFEEYIIKASKDRNPSIISNYSYLLAKSFSTYYQDTKIIDKANLELTNARINLSKAVLQTIKNCMHLLNIPYMKKM, from the coding sequence ATGATCAGTAAAATCAAAAAAGACTTAGAAGATAAGATTAGCGCAATAATAAAAGAACTTGCATTAAAACAAAACATCACATTAGACAAAATAAATATAATCATGCAAAAACCTCCAAAAAGCGAACTGGGAGATTTATCAATATTAATATTCGAATTTAGCAAAATCTTAAAACTCAGTATATCAATGATTACTGAAGAGATAATCAAAAAAATTGGAAATAAATATGAAACTAAATCAATGGGACCTTATTTAAACATAAAATTCAAAAGAAAAGAATACATTAAAGATACAATTGAAAAAATCAATGAACAAAAAGAAAAATATGGAAGCAATAATATACTCAAAAATAAAAGGATAATAATAGAATTTTCATCACCAAATACAAATAAACCATTGCATGTAGGACATCTTAGAAATGATATTATTGGGGAAAGTTTATCAAGAATACTAAAAGCTTCTGGTGCTCAGGTAACAAAAATAAACCTAATAAATGATAGGGGAACACATATCTGCAAATCAATGCTTGCTTACAAAAAATTTGGAAATAATACAACACCTGAACTTTCTCTAAAAAAAGGAGATCACTTAATCGGTGACTTTTACGTAAAATACAACGAATATGCTAAAGATAATGAAATGGCCGAAGACGAAATACAACAATTGTTATGTAAATGGGAGGAAGGAGATAAAGAGACTGTACAACTTTGGAAAAAATTAAATAAATGGGCAATTGAAGGCATCAAAGAAACTTACAAACTTACAAACATTACATTTGATAAAATTTATCTTGAAAGTGAAGTATTTAAAATCGGAAGAGAAATTGTACTTAAAGGATTAAAAAAGGGATTATGCTATAAAAGAGAAGACGGGGCAACATGTATCGATATACCTACAGACAAAAATGAAACGTCTGAGCAAAAATTTAAGCAGAAAGTACTCTTAAGAGCTAATGGAACATCTATCTATTTAACACAAGATCTAGGAAATATAGTAACTAGAAAAAATGAATTTGATTTTGATGAAATGATATATGTAGTTGGAAGTGAACAAATTCACCATTTTAAAACTTTATTTTACATTGCAGACAAATTAGGAATTACAAAAGAAAATAATTTAGTACATTTATCATATGGCATGGTAAACCTACCTGAGGGTAAAATGAAATCAAGAGAAGGCAATGTAATTGACGCTGACAATTTAATTCACGCTCTAAGCAAATCAACAATGCTAGAATTAAAAAAAAGAAAATCAGATGCAAAAGACCTCAAAACAATTGCATTAAATATATCATTAGGAGCTATTCACTACTACTTACTAAAAACAGCCATACACAAAGATATACTATTCAATAAAGAAGAAAGTTTATCATTTACTGGCAACTCAGGTCCATATATTCAATATGTAGGTGCACGAATCAATAGCATACTTGAAAAATATGATGAACTAAACTTATATAATACAAACATTAATTTTGACCTTCTAGTAAATGAAAACGAATGGGAAATAATCAAGATTATCTCTGAATTTGAAGAATATATAATTAAAGCCTCAAAAGATCGCAATCCCTCAATAATATCTAACTATTCTTATTTACTTGCAAAAAGCTTCAGCACATACTACCAAGACACAAAAATAATAGACAAAGCTAACCTTGAACTTACAAATGCAAGAATTAATCTATCAAAAGCAGTCCTACAAACTATAAAAAACTGCATGCATTTACTCAATATTCCATATATGAAAAAAATGTGA
- a CDS encoding methyl-accepting chemotaxis protein, giving the protein MKKSHSSSTLFYKFNILIVIYTIIIAMTIFLLLDQGYRRILTKELQNFTKFVNNIMIRSFSRDTRNMLIAIDNFVKNYNQQLNTHKSEHLNNIISIDHLSLFPTYIKIIEYTNKNGKILYSSDERRLNTYMDLQKMKTDNDTHNYHTLTPNQELTIINNKSYIPMLYKIPQQDQHNLYNSEHENIKSKKNMIINHEGYIVLYADILEQIKQMRKNIFILLERSLLEKENRQKSSHYFKIYAINSQGDIFGEQDEETLKPIKLSINSLFENNTKITTPLLDAISQRKSNYSTSYNNNIISITRLTSSPWYLAIQMNHNNIFSNELNNIKLMSISTIILLVIIFILIMIITIRKLIISKIDKLNKIIPKVKEGDLTIKIESKGKDSISATINHFGYFIENLKNVINSLQGRVKSLKDNGDLLFNEINKAYDTITNSNTYIERTQGEIEKQVEFISITTNTIENLSKNIASLDNSIETQAASVEESSSAIEEMIGSIQSVTEITQKAAKSTEELKIFSDDGRKKQEEIIMQIKDIYKNSTRLQEANALISSIASQTNLLSMNAAIEASHAGEAGKGFAIVAEEIKDLAEQVTSQSESVATSINEIMDSINQTVKTSELTNKAFNQIFNSINLVVQVIEEINHTMQEQSIGSQEILKALNTMREITYEVKIGSNEMFRGNKEIINTVSLLEEINLTVSNSMKGLKEEIKKLIEAVESIKTFGTTNSNHIAEINTDTNQFKTK; this is encoded by the coding sequence GTGAAAAAAAGTCATTCTAGTTCCACTCTTTTTTATAAGTTTAATATTCTTATTGTAATTTATACAATAATTATTGCCATGACCATTTTCCTACTATTAGATCAAGGATATAGAAGAATACTAACAAAAGAACTGCAAAACTTTACAAAATTTGTCAATAATATAATGATAAGAAGCTTTTCTAGAGATACACGAAACATGTTAATAGCTATTGATAATTTCGTTAAAAATTATAACCAGCAATTAAACACACACAAAAGTGAACACTTAAACAATATAATATCTATCGACCATTTAAGCTTATTTCCAACCTATATTAAAATAATAGAATATACAAACAAAAATGGAAAAATTTTGTATTCAAGTGACGAGAGAAGACTAAATACATACATGGACTTACAAAAGATGAAAACAGATAACGATACACATAATTATCATACTCTTACACCAAACCAAGAATTAACAATAATAAATAATAAATCATATATACCAATGCTTTATAAGATTCCGCAACAAGATCAACACAACTTATATAATTCTGAGCATGAAAACATAAAGTCCAAAAAAAACATGATCATAAATCACGAGGGGTATATCGTTTTATATGCAGACATACTAGAACAGATAAAACAAATGAGAAAAAATATATTTATACTCTTAGAAAGATCGTTATTAGAAAAAGAAAACCGACAAAAAAGCTCCCATTACTTCAAAATATATGCAATCAATAGTCAAGGAGATATTTTTGGTGAACAAGACGAAGAAACACTTAAGCCTATAAAGTTATCCATAAATAGCTTATTTGAAAATAATACAAAAATAACAACTCCATTACTCGATGCAATATCTCAAAGAAAAAGTAACTATAGCACTAGCTACAACAATAATATAATCTCTATAACAAGACTTACATCTTCACCTTGGTATTTAGCAATACAAATGAACCATAACAATATATTTTCAAATGAACTCAACAATATCAAATTGATGTCAATATCAACAATAATATTACTAGTAATAATATTTATATTAATCATGATAATAACAATCAGAAAATTAATCATATCAAAAATAGACAAGCTTAATAAAATTATTCCAAAAGTCAAAGAGGGAGATCTCACGATTAAGATTGAATCAAAAGGAAAAGATTCAATAAGTGCCACAATAAATCATTTCGGATATTTCATTGAAAATTTAAAAAACGTCATAAACTCACTACAAGGCAGAGTAAAATCATTAAAAGACAATGGTGATTTACTCTTTAATGAAATTAATAAAGCTTATGATACAATAACGAACTCAAATACGTATATAGAAAGAACACAAGGAGAAATAGAAAAACAAGTTGAGTTTATTTCAATTACAACAAACACAATAGAAAATTTATCTAAAAATATAGCATCACTGGATAATTCAATTGAAACTCAAGCTGCAAGCGTTGAAGAATCATCCTCAGCTATTGAAGAGATGATAGGAAGCATACAATCAGTCACAGAAATAACACAAAAAGCTGCAAAAAGCACAGAAGAACTTAAAATATTTTCCGATGATGGTAGAAAAAAGCAAGAAGAAATTATAATGCAAATTAAAGATATTTACAAAAATTCTACAAGACTGCAAGAAGCTAATGCATTAATATCATCTATTGCTAGCCAAACCAATTTATTATCAATGAATGCCGCTATCGAAGCGTCTCATGCTGGAGAAGCTGGAAAAGGTTTTGCAATCGTTGCAGAAGAGATTAAAGACTTAGCAGAACAAGTTACTTCACAATCAGAATCCGTTGCAACATCAATAAATGAAATAATGGACTCAATCAATCAAACAGTAAAAACATCAGAATTAACAAATAAAGCTTTCAACCAAATATTTAATTCAATAAACCTAGTAGTTCAAGTCATAGAAGAAATAAACCACACCATGCAAGAACAATCAATTGGCAGCCAAGAAATTTTAAAGGCTTTAAACACAATGCGAGAAATAACATATGAAGTAAAAATTGGTTCGAATGAAATGTTTAGAGGAAATAAAGAGATAATCAACACAGTTTCCCTTTTAGAAGAGATTAACCTCACAGTTTCAAATTCAATGAAAGGACTAAAAGAAGAAATTAAAAAACTAATAGAAGCAGTTGAGAGCATTAAAACTTTTGGAACAACAAACTCAAATCATATAGCAGAAATTAACACAGATACGAATCAATTTAAAACAAAATAG